GGGCCTGGGCTTTACCCGCCTGAACCAGATCGTAGAGCGTGAAGATACGCCATCGATCCGCGGCATGGTGAAGGCAATCCCTCACCTTGTGCGTATCGTTCAGTAGAGATTGGAGCGGGCCAGCCACGAGCGGTCCGAAGCCGTAACCATAGAAACCGCGCCGGAACAAGGTGCGTAGCAGAACGCGAGTCAGTCGGGGAACCGCTGGCGTTGAGCGAGGGGAAGATGGCAAAGAATCTATCGAATTTAAGAGCGCCGAAGAAGGCAAATATCGGGCGCAAGCGTGTGGGCCGCGGTATGGGCTCCGGCATGGGCAAGACCTCTACCCGGGGTCATAAGGGGCAGGGCTCCCGTTCGGGATCTAGCCTGATGCGCGGTTTTGAGGGCGGCCAGATGCCGCTGCACCGCCGTCTGCCAAAACGCGGATTCACCAACATCTTCCGCACGGAATATACCGTGCTGAACCTTGATCGTATTGCAGAGATTGGCGAGCCGGAATTGACGGTGGAGAAGCTGGTCGCGCTGGGTTTCCTGAAGAAGCGCGACGGACTGCTCAAGGTGCTGGCCAACGGCGAGCTCACGACAGCGGTTACCGTATATGCTCACAAGTTTTCCAAGGCTGCCCAGGAGAAGATCGAGAAGGCTGGCGGCAAGGCAATTCTGATCGCGTAAACGCGGCGAATCTGTAAGATGGAAGGGCGCCGGTATAGGCGCCTGATCGGAAGTTTTAGAAATGTTTGAGAAGCTCGCCAA
This window of the Acidisarcina sp. genome carries:
- the rpmD gene encoding 50S ribosomal protein L30, producing the protein MAENQTKAMIRIEYFRSQNSTPEKHRKVVKGLGFTRLNQIVEREDTPSIRGMVKAIPHLVRIVQ
- the rplO gene encoding 50S ribosomal protein L15, whose amino-acid sequence is MAKNLSNLRAPKKANIGRKRVGRGMGSGMGKTSTRGHKGQGSRSGSSLMRGFEGGQMPLHRRLPKRGFTNIFRTEYTVLNLDRIAEIGEPELTVEKLVALGFLKKRDGLLKVLANGELTTAVTVYAHKFSKAAQEKIEKAGGKAILIA